The Yersinia intermedia genome window below encodes:
- the ibpB gene encoding small heat shock chaperone IbpB, whose product MRNYDLSPLLRQWIGFDKLANSMQGSQDAQGFPPYNIEKTDDNHYRISLALAGFKQSELDIEVEGPRLTVRGKPAPVEKQVEYLHQGLIRKEFSLTFTLAEHLNVDNAQFENGLLHIDLLRQVPEALQPQRITIGNAAPAERQVLDSPAATEQTEQQ is encoded by the coding sequence ATGCGTAATTATGATTTGTCACCTTTACTTCGTCAGTGGATTGGTTTTGATAAACTGGCCAACTCAATGCAAGGCAGTCAGGATGCCCAAGGGTTCCCGCCATATAACATTGAGAAAACTGATGATAACCACTATCGCATCTCACTGGCATTAGCCGGATTTAAGCAGAGCGAACTGGATATCGAAGTAGAAGGCCCACGCCTGACGGTACGCGGTAAGCCAGCGCCGGTAGAAAAACAGGTTGAATACCTGCATCAAGGCTTGATACGTAAAGAGTTCTCATTGACCTTTACTCTGGCTGAGCATCTGAATGTAGATAATGCTCAGTTTGAAAATGGCCTGCTGCATATTGATCTGTTGCGCCAAGTGCCAGAAGCGCTGCAACCACAGCGTATTACCATCGGCAATGCTGCACCTGCGGAGCGTCAAGTATTAGATAGCCCAGCGGCAACCGAGCAAACTGAACAGCAGTAA
- the ibpA gene encoding small heat shock chaperone IbpA — translation MRNSELAPLYRSAIGFDRLFNLLESGQNQSNGGYPPYNVELVDENNYRIAIAVAGFAEQELDIVTQDNILIVRGSHAGEPVARTYLYQGIAERNFERKFQLAEHIKIKGANLVNGLLYIDLERLVPESLKPRRIEIKQSA, via the coding sequence ATGCGTAATTCCGAGCTTGCTCCATTGTACCGTTCCGCTATCGGTTTCGACCGGTTATTTAATCTATTAGAATCCGGCCAGAATCAAAGTAATGGCGGTTACCCTCCCTACAACGTCGAGTTGGTAGACGAAAATAACTACCGCATTGCTATTGCTGTGGCAGGCTTTGCAGAGCAGGAGTTGGACATCGTTACTCAAGATAACATATTGATTGTTAGAGGTTCCCATGCTGGTGAACCTGTGGCTCGTACCTATTTATATCAAGGTATCGCTGAGCGCAACTTCGAGCGGAAATTCCAGTTGGCTGAGCACATTAAAATTAAAGGTGCCAACTTAGTGAATGGCTTACTGTATATCGATCTTGAGCGATTGGTACCTGAAAGTTTAAAACCGCGCCGTATTGAAATTAAGCAATCAGCTTAA
- a CDS encoding YceK/YidQ family lipoprotein: MRNTVIPFVTSCSLLFVSGCSSIMTHTSSSQGYYSGTEANVAMLKDDNTGWALRPLLAVDLPFSAVMDTLLLPYDYLRSDNEDKMASSPRERVHQSETQNQQPAQTVSAPIQ, translated from the coding sequence ATGAGAAATACAGTTATCCCTTTTGTTACCAGTTGTTCTCTGCTGTTCGTTAGTGGCTGCTCAAGCATTATGACCCACACCAGCAGCAGCCAGGGCTACTACTCCGGCACTGAAGCCAATGTGGCGATGCTTAAAGATGACAATACCGGCTGGGCGCTACGGCCCCTGTTGGCAGTAGATCTGCCCTTCTCTGCGGTGATGGATACTCTGCTCCTGCCCTACGATTATCTGCGTTCAGATAATGAAGACAAAATGGCCAGTTCACCGCGTGAGCGTGTTCACCAATCGGAAACACAAAATCAGCAACCGGCCCAAACAGTCAGTGCACCAATACAATAA
- a CDS encoding DUF3748 domain-containing protein gives MTCLQDAPLQEQQLTFDPRGHQLTNINVWTPDSQWLAYDVRPNGGTFSGLTIERVNCITGDIEVIYRAQQGAYVGVVTVSPDSPARYVFIHGPEHPDNYWHYDFHHRRGVIVSEPDRELAVTLDAMDISPPYTPGALRGGSHVHVFSPDGSRLSFTYNDHVLHEVDPSLDCRNVGIALPLHGVNPPKQHPREYDGSHFCVLVSRTTPRPQAGSDQINRAYEEGWIGAQGYLKADGTRQRWALAFIGDTLSAQGEKIPEIFIADLPEHDREYARAGAEPLEGTQTTLPAPPAGVIQRRLTYTSERLFPGLATSPRHWLRSSPDGSAIACLMKDDNGIVQLWLASPNGGALRQLTFSVGGIQSAFSWHPQGGSLAFVCDNSVMLCDSATGQLRRLTARSAVAPLADAVVFAPDGNKVAFMREIDGWVQIFTVNTSC, from the coding sequence ATGACCTGTCTGCAAGATGCCCCTTTACAAGAACAGCAACTCACCTTTGATCCTCGCGGTCATCAACTCACCAATATCAACGTCTGGACTCCTGACAGCCAATGGTTGGCCTACGATGTACGGCCCAATGGTGGCACTTTTAGTGGCTTAACGATTGAGCGGGTTAATTGTATCACTGGTGATATTGAGGTGATTTATCGCGCTCAGCAGGGTGCCTATGTTGGTGTGGTAACGGTTAGCCCGGACTCTCCGGCACGCTATGTGTTTATCCACGGGCCAGAGCATCCTGATAACTACTGGCACTATGATTTTCATCACCGGCGCGGTGTGATTGTATCTGAACCAGACAGAGAGTTGGCGGTAACGCTGGATGCGATGGATATCAGCCCACCCTATACCCCAGGGGCATTGCGTGGTGGTAGCCACGTCCACGTTTTCAGCCCTGATGGCAGCCGCCTTAGCTTCACCTATAACGACCATGTACTACATGAAGTAGACCCGTCATTGGATTGCCGCAACGTGGGTATTGCACTGCCGCTGCATGGCGTTAATCCACCGAAACAGCATCCTCGCGAATACGATGGCAGCCATTTCTGTGTTTTGGTCAGTCGTACCACGCCCAGACCACAAGCGGGCAGCGACCAGATAAATCGGGCATACGAGGAGGGGTGGATTGGTGCGCAGGGGTATCTTAAAGCGGATGGCACCCGTCAGCGTTGGGCATTAGCCTTTATCGGCGACACCCTCTCAGCGCAGGGTGAAAAAATCCCAGAAATCTTTATTGCGGATTTGCCTGAACATGACCGAGAGTATGCCCGCGCCGGAGCGGAGCCACTTGAGGGGACGCAAACTACCCTGCCTGCGCCACCTGCAGGGGTGATTCAGCGGCGGCTAACTTACACCAGCGAGCGGCTTTTCCCCGGTCTTGCGACCAGCCCGCGCCATTGGCTGCGTTCATCGCCAGATGGCAGTGCCATTGCTTGTTTGATGAAAGATGATAACGGCATCGTGCAGTTATGGCTGGCTTCCCCCAATGGTGGCGCACTACGGCAATTGACATTCAGCGTGGGGGGCATTCAATCAGCATTTAGCTGGCATCCACAGGGCGGTAGTTTGGCTTTTGTCTGTGATAACAGTGTGATGCTTTGTGATAGTGCCACGGGTCAACTGCGCCGTCTGACAGCTCGCAGTGCTGTTGCACCGCTGGCGGATGCCGTAGTTTTTGCACCAGACGGTAATAAGGTGGCATTTATGCGGGAAATAGATGGGTGGGTGCAAATCTTTACCGTGAATACATCGTGCTAA
- a CDS encoding MFS transporter has translation MEMTLATAPSKRRYLTLFMIFVTVVICYVDRANLAVASAHIQEEFGITKTQMGYIFSAFAWTYTLCQIPGGWFLDRVGSKMTYFIAIFGWSVATLLQGFANGLGTLIGLRAITGLFEAPAFPTNNRIVTSWFPEQERASAVGFYTSGQFVGLAFLTPLLIWVQEVLSWHWVFIITGGIGIIWALIWHFVYQPPRKSKGINQAELDYIQSGGGIVDGDAATEKKARTPITAAEWKLVFNRKLVGVYIGQFAITSTLWFFLTWFPNYLTQEKHISALTAGFMTTVPFLAAFFGVLLSGLVADRMVRKGKSIGFARKTPIICGLLLSTCIMGANYTNDPFWIMVLMGLAFFGNGFASITWSLVSSLAPVRLIGLTGGVFNFVGGLGGITVPLVVGYLAQDYGFAPSLIYIAAVAFMGALSYIFLVGDVKRVG, from the coding sequence ATGGAAATGACCTTAGCTACTGCCCCAAGCAAAAGGCGCTATCTGACACTATTTATGATATTTGTCACGGTTGTCATTTGTTATGTTGATAGAGCCAACCTTGCCGTTGCTTCAGCCCATATTCAGGAAGAATTTGGTATCACCAAAACCCAGATGGGTTATATTTTCTCCGCTTTTGCCTGGACCTATACGTTATGCCAGATCCCCGGAGGCTGGTTCCTCGATCGCGTTGGCTCCAAAATGACGTATTTCATTGCGATTTTTGGGTGGTCAGTCGCGACCTTATTACAGGGTTTCGCTAACGGACTGGGTACCCTGATTGGTTTACGTGCTATTACCGGTTTATTTGAAGCGCCTGCTTTCCCAACCAATAACCGTATTGTTACCAGTTGGTTTCCAGAGCAGGAGCGAGCCTCGGCAGTTGGTTTTTATACCTCAGGTCAGTTTGTAGGTCTGGCATTTCTGACCCCATTACTTATTTGGGTACAGGAAGTCCTCAGTTGGCACTGGGTATTTATTATCACTGGGGGGATCGGCATTATATGGGCATTGATATGGCACTTTGTTTATCAGCCACCACGCAAATCCAAAGGTATTAATCAGGCCGAACTGGATTACATTCAATCGGGTGGCGGTATTGTTGATGGTGATGCTGCAACCGAGAAAAAAGCCCGAACACCCATCACGGCTGCTGAGTGGAAACTGGTGTTTAACCGCAAACTGGTTGGTGTCTATATTGGGCAGTTTGCCATAACCTCAACGCTGTGGTTCTTCCTGACCTGGTTCCCTAACTATCTGACCCAAGAGAAACATATCAGTGCGTTGACTGCCGGCTTTATGACGACCGTACCGTTTTTGGCTGCTTTCTTTGGTGTATTGCTCTCTGGGCTGGTGGCCGACCGCATGGTACGCAAAGGCAAATCCATTGGTTTTGCCCGTAAAACGCCAATTATCTGCGGTTTATTGCTTTCTACCTGCATTATGGGGGCTAACTATACCAACGATCCGTTCTGGATTATGGTGTTAATGGGGTTGGCCTTCTTCGGTAACGGCTTCGCTTCTATTACCTGGTCGCTGGTTTCATCATTGGCACCGGTGCGGTTGATTGGCCTGACGGGCGGTGTCTTTAACTTTGTCGGTGGGCTGGGGGGGATCACGGTTCCACTGGTGGTCGGTTATCTGGCCCAGGATTATGGTTTTGCGCCTTCTCTAATTTATATCGCAGCAGTGGCATTCATGGGGGCACTTTCTTATATCTTCCTCGTCGGAGATGTAAAACGGGTGGGATAA
- the dgoD gene encoding galactonate dehydratase, giving the protein MKITKLTTYRLPPRWMFLKIETDEGIIGWGEPVIEGRARSVEAAVHELSEYVIGQDPARINDIWQTLYRGSFYRGGPILMSAIAGIDQALWDIKGKALGVPVYQLLGGLVRDKIKAYSWVGGDRPSDVISGINKLTEIGFDTFKLNGCEEMGLIDNARKVDAAVEVVAQIREAFGNRIEFGLDFHGRVNAPMAKILIKELEPYRPLFIEEPVLAEQAEYYPRLAAQTHIPIAAGERMFSRFEFKRVLADGGLAIIQPDLSHAGGLTECFKIAAMAESYDVALAPHCPLGPIALASCLHLDFVARNAVLQEQSMGIHYNQGAELLDYVINKDDFKMTDGHFYPLTKPGLGVEINEELVIERSKNAPDWRNPVWRYPDGAVAEW; this is encoded by the coding sequence ATGAAAATTACCAAGCTAACCACTTACCGTTTACCCCCACGCTGGATGTTTCTGAAAATCGAAACCGATGAAGGCATTATTGGTTGGGGTGAACCGGTAATTGAAGGGCGTGCTCGTAGCGTTGAGGCTGCGGTACATGAGTTATCTGAATATGTTATCGGGCAAGACCCGGCACGTATCAACGATATTTGGCAGACATTATATCGCGGCAGTTTCTATCGCGGTGGCCCTATTCTGATGAGTGCTATTGCCGGCATCGATCAGGCGCTATGGGATATTAAAGGCAAAGCATTGGGGGTTCCGGTTTACCAATTATTGGGTGGATTGGTTCGCGATAAAATTAAAGCTTACAGTTGGGTTGGCGGTGATCGCCCGTCTGATGTAATTAGCGGTATTAATAAACTCACTGAGATTGGTTTTGATACGTTTAAACTCAATGGTTGTGAGGAAATGGGCCTTATCGATAATGCCCGTAAAGTTGATGCCGCCGTCGAGGTTGTGGCACAAATTCGTGAAGCCTTTGGTAACCGTATTGAATTTGGTTTAGATTTTCATGGTCGGGTTAATGCGCCAATGGCAAAAATCCTGATTAAAGAATTAGAACCTTATCGCCCATTGTTTATTGAAGAACCCGTATTAGCAGAACAGGCAGAGTATTATCCCCGTCTGGCAGCACAAACCCATATTCCTATCGCAGCAGGCGAACGGATGTTCTCCAGGTTTGAATTTAAACGGGTATTGGCTGATGGTGGGTTGGCAATTATTCAACCTGACTTATCTCATGCTGGTGGCCTGACTGAGTGCTTTAAAATTGCCGCGATGGCGGAGTCTTATGATGTGGCATTAGCACCACATTGCCCACTTGGGCCAATTGCACTGGCGTCTTGTTTGCACCTTGATTTTGTCGCCCGCAATGCCGTATTGCAGGAGCAAAGCATGGGGATTCATTACAACCAAGGTGCTGAGTTACTGGATTATGTAATTAATAAAGACGATTTCAAAATGACCGATGGCCATTTCTATCCGCTGACGAAACCGGGCTTAGGGGTAGAAATCAATGAGGAGTTAGTGATTGAACGCAGCAAAAATGCCCCCGATTGGAGAAACCCGGTTTGGCGCTATCCTGATGGTGCAGTAGCCGAATGGTAA
- a CDS encoding 2-dehydro-3-deoxy-6-phosphogalactonate aldolase, with amino-acid sequence MKWNTNMPLIGILRGITPAEVHDHVAALLDAGFDAVEIPLNSPQWEVSIAQTVAEFGHRALIGAGTVLKPEQLDALHSMGSKLVVTPNTQPAVIRRAVELGMTVCAGCATASEAFTALDAGAQALKIFPSVSFGPDYIKALKAVLPPEVPVFAVGGITPENLSIYLAAGCAGAGLGGDLYRAGQSVSQTAQQAAAFIKAFKDATK; translated from the coding sequence ATGAAATGGAATACTAACATGCCATTGATTGGCATTTTGCGCGGCATCACACCCGCAGAAGTTCATGACCATGTGGCCGCTCTGCTTGATGCTGGTTTTGATGCGGTTGAAATACCGCTTAATTCCCCACAATGGGAGGTGAGTATCGCGCAAACGGTTGCGGAGTTTGGTCATCGTGCATTAATTGGTGCTGGCACGGTACTGAAACCTGAGCAACTGGATGCGTTGCATAGCATGGGTAGCAAGTTGGTGGTCACGCCGAACACCCAACCGGCGGTGATCCGCCGCGCTGTTGAGTTAGGCATGACGGTTTGTGCTGGGTGTGCCACTGCATCTGAAGCTTTCACCGCGCTGGATGCGGGGGCGCAGGCTCTGAAAATTTTCCCTTCGGTCTCTTTTGGCCCCGACTATATCAAAGCATTGAAAGCTGTATTGCCCCCAGAGGTGCCGGTGTTTGCCGTTGGGGGGATTACTCCTGAGAATTTGTCTATTTATTTGGCTGCGGGTTGTGCTGGTGCTGGTTTGGGCGGTGACCTTTACCGTGCAGGCCAATCGGTATCTCAGACTGCACAACAAGCGGCTGCGTTTATTAAAGCCTTTAAGGATGCCACAAAATGA
- a CDS encoding 2-dehydro-3-deoxygalactonokinase, producing the protein MDKSYIAIDWGSTNLRAWLYLHGECVDMLRSEVGVTRFNGQSAQQVFQQVIAPWREQQQQYDLPVLMAGMIGSNAGWISVPYLACPTRLTQVSRQLTCVAEAEPIRAWIIPGLCVDKPDNRNVMRGEETQLIGAYSERPSSVYLLPGTHSKWVQMQGDQVMDFRTLMTGELHYLLLNNSLVGAGLEAQLPDNTAFIDGLTQSFNDSNIMRCLFETRAAHVLGRLKRTSVGDWLSGLLIGNEIVQMQQQYPLAAGECITVIGNPKLVERYTQGLEMAGMLYQVLDGDQAFQAGIRSIVNEMEY; encoded by the coding sequence ATGGATAAAAGCTATATCGCCATTGATTGGGGATCGACCAACCTGCGTGCCTGGCTTTATTTACATGGTGAATGTGTAGATATGTTGCGCTCAGAAGTCGGGGTCACTCGCTTTAATGGGCAAAGTGCGCAGCAGGTATTTCAGCAGGTTATCGCGCCGTGGCGTGAGCAGCAGCAACAGTATGACTTGCCCGTGCTGATGGCGGGCATGATTGGTAGCAATGCCGGTTGGATTTCAGTGCCTTATCTTGCTTGTCCAACCCGGCTTACCCAAGTATCGCGTCAATTAACCTGTGTGGCGGAGGCTGAGCCAATTCGGGCATGGATTATCCCCGGTTTATGTGTTGATAAGCCAGATAACCGCAACGTGATGCGTGGTGAGGAAACCCAACTGATCGGCGCGTATAGCGAACGACCTTCATCGGTCTATTTGCTGCCGGGAACTCACAGTAAATGGGTGCAAATGCAGGGTGATCAGGTCATGGATTTCCGCACCTTGATGACGGGTGAATTGCACTATTTACTGCTTAATAATTCATTGGTGGGGGCAGGGCTGGAGGCTCAATTACCGGACAATACTGCATTTATCGATGGCCTGACGCAAAGCTTTAATGACAGCAATATCATGCGTTGTCTGTTTGAGACGCGTGCTGCCCATGTGTTGGGCCGCTTGAAGCGAACGTCAGTCGGCGACTGGCTTTCTGGCCTGCTGATTGGCAATGAAATCGTGCAGATGCAGCAGCAATATCCGCTCGCTGCGGGTGAATGTATTACGGTGATTGGCAATCCTAAACTGGTTGAGCGCTATACCCAAGGGCTAGAGATGGCTGGGATGCTTTATCAGGTGTTGGATGGCGATCAGGCTTTTCAAGCTGGAATCAGGAGTATTGTAAATGAAATGGAATACTAA
- the dgoR gene encoding D-galactonate utilization transcriptional regulator DgoR, with product MTKEQLSKTDRIILVIGQQIVEGKYPPGSPLPAEAEICEEFQTSRNMIREVFRALMAKRLIEVKRFRGAFVRPRNQWNYLDTDVLQWALASDYDPRLISAMSEVRNLVEPTIARWAAERATSKELAVIETALNEMIANHQDRDAFNEADIRYHEAVLASVHNPVLQQLSVAISSLQRAVFERTYMPDEENMPRTLQEHQDLYDAIRHQDADAAERAALTMIASSAKRLKDIT from the coding sequence ATGACAAAAGAACAACTCAGTAAAACAGACCGAATTATTTTGGTTATTGGTCAGCAGATTGTTGAGGGCAAATATCCACCGGGCTCACCGTTGCCTGCCGAAGCGGAAATTTGTGAGGAATTTCAAACCTCTCGTAACATGATTCGTGAGGTTTTTCGGGCGCTGATGGCAAAGCGATTGATTGAAGTGAAACGCTTTCGTGGGGCTTTTGTCCGGCCGCGTAATCAGTGGAATTATCTCGATACCGATGTACTGCAATGGGCGCTGGCCAGTGATTATGACCCACGGTTAATCAGTGCGATGAGCGAAGTGCGTAATCTGGTAGAGCCTACCATCGCCCGCTGGGCTGCCGAGCGGGCAACCTCGAAAGAGCTGGCGGTGATTGAAACTGCACTCAATGAAATGATCGCCAATCATCAAGACAGAGACGCATTTAACGAAGCGGATATCCGCTATCACGAGGCGGTATTGGCGTCGGTACACAATCCGGTATTACAGCAACTCAGTGTGGCAATCAGCTCTCTGCAACGGGCGGTGTTTGAACGAACCTACATGCCTGATGAAGAAAACATGCCGCGCACATTACAAGAGCATCAGGATCTTTATGACGCTATTCGCCATCAAGATGCCGATGCGGCAGAACGGGCTGCGCTAACCATGATCGCCAGCTCCGCTAAACGGCTAAAGGATATTACATGA
- a CDS encoding helix-turn-helix transcriptional regulator, translated as MLSRYQPIADAIATLFSPYAEVAIHDLASQKLVYIANNYSQRELGEDSNLNDLRFDQHSQVIGPYQKRNWDGRQLRSISTVLRDDNRQPIGLLCINLDITVFESAKAALELFLSGQQLQPQPEVLFQDDWQERINTYIHQWLQQQQLTLAALNNASRRMLIETLYQQGAFNGKNAAGYVAKILGIARATVYNHLKNIKTS; from the coding sequence ATGCTTAGTCGATACCAGCCCATTGCCGATGCAATCGCCACACTTTTTTCTCCCTATGCTGAAGTCGCCATTCATGACTTAGCCAGCCAAAAACTGGTTTATATCGCCAACAACTATTCACAGCGGGAATTAGGGGAAGACTCCAATCTCAATGATTTGCGATTTGATCAGCACTCACAGGTGATCGGGCCTTACCAAAAGCGTAATTGGGATGGCCGTCAACTGCGTTCCATCAGCACGGTATTGCGCGATGACAACAGGCAGCCGATTGGATTGTTATGTATCAATCTGGATATCACCGTATTTGAAAGTGCCAAAGCAGCACTGGAGCTATTCCTGTCAGGGCAACAACTACAGCCACAACCGGAAGTGCTGTTTCAGGATGATTGGCAGGAACGTATCAACACTTATATCCATCAATGGTTACAACAGCAGCAACTCACTCTGGCGGCTTTGAATAATGCTAGCCGCCGGATGCTCATTGAGACCCTCTATCAACAGGGCGCATTCAACGGTAAGAATGCCGCCGGTTACGTGGCAAAAATCCTCGGTATTGCTCGGGCGACTGTTTATAACCATTTGAAAAATATAAAAACCAGCTAA
- a CDS encoding threonine/serine dehydratase — protein sequence MNTLFDAIKEAHQVLRPQVRVTPLEYSPLLSQHSGCEIYLKCEHLQHTGSFKFRGASNKLRLLTDEQRQNGVITASTGNHGQAMALAGKLAGVKATIYAPEQAAAIKLEVIRALGGHIELVAGDALNAELAASIAAEQQGKVYISPYNDPQVIAGQGTCGMEMVEQQPELDAVFVAVGGGGLISGIATVLKKLSDKTQVIGCWPANATSMYTSLENGQIQEVAEQETLSDGTAGGVEPGAITFALCQQLIDQKVLVSEQEIKDAMRLIAHTDRWMIEGAAGVALAAALKLAPRWQGKKVAVVVCGKNIVLEKYLGAIAEC from the coding sequence ATGAATACATTATTCGATGCCATTAAAGAAGCTCATCAGGTATTACGCCCACAAGTGAGAGTGACGCCGCTGGAATATAGCCCATTGCTATCGCAGCACAGTGGTTGTGAAATCTATCTTAAGTGCGAACATCTGCAACATACCGGTTCTTTTAAATTTCGTGGGGCCAGTAACAAGCTGCGTTTGTTGACCGATGAACAGCGCCAGAACGGCGTTATTACTGCCTCGACCGGTAACCACGGGCAGGCTATGGCACTGGCGGGGAAGCTGGCGGGAGTGAAAGCCACCATTTATGCGCCAGAGCAAGCGGCAGCTATCAAGCTGGAGGTGATCCGTGCACTGGGCGGTCATATTGAACTGGTAGCGGGTGATGCTTTAAATGCCGAACTGGCCGCGAGTATCGCCGCAGAACAGCAGGGCAAAGTTTATATCTCCCCTTATAACGACCCGCAAGTGATTGCCGGACAAGGCACTTGTGGCATGGAGATGGTGGAACAGCAACCGGAGCTTGATGCGGTATTTGTTGCCGTTGGCGGTGGTGGCCTGATTTCTGGTATTGCGACAGTTTTAAAGAAATTATCGGATAAGACACAGGTGATTGGTTGCTGGCCAGCAAATGCTACCAGTATGTATACCAGCCTGGAAAATGGCCAAATTCAGGAAGTGGCAGAGCAGGAAACCCTGTCTGATGGTACCGCCGGAGGTGTTGAACCCGGAGCCATCACCTTCGCACTTTGCCAACAGTTGATCGATCAGAAAGTCCTGGTGAGTGAGCAGGAAATCAAAGATGCCATGCGGTTGATTGCCCACACAGACCGTTGGATGATTGAAGGTGCTGCCGGGGTGGCATTAGCGGCAGCCTTAAAATTAGCACCACGTTGGCAAGGTAAGAAAGTGGCAGTGGTAGTGTGCGGTAAGAATATCGTACTGGAAAAATATCTGGGGGCCATCGCCGAATGCTAA
- a CDS encoding ornithine cyclodeaminase family protein produces the protein MLILSKQQILDKFDADAITLLLKEGFIAYSQQQVQMPPVQHLLFGQANGDCCIKSGYLQGDSQFVVKVSGGFYDNPAQGLSSNQGLMMAFSALTGEPQAILLDEGWLTALRTALAGRIAAELCAPKHINAIGIIGTGMQARLHLMYLKSVVACRQLWVWGRSETALEEFRQYAENEGFEVNTTLNAAELARHCQVIITTTPSREPILQAVDIQPGTHITAVGADGVGKHELSPELIAKADKILLDSWAQCTEFGEISQAFQQGLLTAHTLTEIGSVLAQGISFRENDQQITLADLTGLGIQDVQIVKGILA, from the coding sequence ATGCTAATTTTGAGTAAGCAACAGATTCTTGACAAGTTCGATGCAGATGCCATCACCTTACTGCTCAAAGAGGGCTTTATCGCGTATAGCCAGCAGCAGGTGCAAATGCCGCCAGTGCAACACTTGCTGTTTGGGCAAGCCAACGGTGATTGCTGTATTAAAAGTGGGTATTTACAGGGTGACAGCCAGTTTGTCGTAAAGGTTTCCGGCGGTTTCTATGATAATCCCGCGCAAGGATTATCCAGTAATCAAGGGCTGATGATGGCTTTCTCCGCCCTTACCGGTGAGCCACAAGCTATATTACTCGATGAGGGGTGGCTAACTGCGCTGCGCACTGCGTTGGCCGGGCGAATTGCAGCCGAACTTTGCGCACCAAAACATATCAACGCTATCGGTATCATCGGTACCGGTATGCAGGCACGCCTGCATCTGATGTACCTAAAAAGTGTGGTGGCATGCCGTCAGCTATGGGTTTGGGGTCGCAGTGAAACAGCATTAGAGGAATTTCGGCAGTATGCTGAAAATGAAGGTTTCGAGGTTAATACCACACTGAATGCCGCAGAGTTAGCCCGTCACTGCCAGGTGATTATCACCACCACACCAAGCAGAGAACCTATCTTGCAGGCAGTGGATATTCAGCCTGGCACCCATATCACCGCAGTCGGCGCAGATGGTGTTGGTAAACATGAGCTATCCCCTGAACTGATAGCTAAAGCCGATAAAATTTTGCTGGATTCATGGGCGCAATGCACGGAATTTGGTGAGATTTCGCAAGCATTCCAGCAAGGGTTATTAACGGCTCACACCTTAACTGAGATAGGTTCAGTTTTAGCGCAAGGCATCTCTTTTAGAGAGAATGACCAACAGATTACTCTGGCAGATTTAACCGGATTAGGGATTCAGGATGTGCAGATCGTTAAGGGGATTTTAGCATAA
- a CDS encoding GntR family transcriptional regulator codes for MVYAEVVKFLRDRVNSLEYKVGDIFPSEQKLAIALNISRNTLRKAMTVLVDEGLLEKRHGSGTYIRNKNIQPNISALKSFSENAQQAGKNCTSKVLKFMVIKSDANISSQLRIKNGDQVYYIRRLRFIDDKPVQLEDTWMSVALFPDLSLRDMVNSKFAYIELNCGMTIAGCYETFMPIIPDKEVANLLKISPREPALQLTTQAIDIKGVHLDYSLLTSNVHEFRVKYFWPRQRPENNSP; via the coding sequence GTGGTTTATGCTGAAGTTGTAAAATTCCTTAGAGACCGTGTTAATTCACTGGAATATAAGGTCGGTGATATTTTTCCATCAGAACAAAAATTGGCCATTGCGTTGAATATTTCACGCAATACATTACGTAAAGCTATGACAGTCTTGGTTGATGAAGGGCTGCTTGAAAAACGGCACGGTTCTGGAACTTATATAAGAAATAAAAATATTCAGCCGAATATTAGTGCATTAAAAAGTTTCTCAGAGAATGCGCAGCAGGCGGGAAAGAATTGCACCAGTAAAGTACTTAAATTTATGGTGATAAAGTCAGATGCAAATATATCTTCTCAATTGAGAATAAAAAATGGCGATCAGGTTTATTATATTAGGAGGCTGCGGTTTATTGATGATAAACCGGTACAATTAGAAGATACTTGGATGTCTGTAGCATTATTTCCTGATTTGTCTTTACGGGATATGGTTAATTCAAAGTTTGCCTATATCGAGCTAAATTGCGGGATGACCATTGCCGGATGCTATGAGACTTTTATGCCGATTATTCCTGATAAAGAAGTGGCGAATTTACTCAAAATTAGCCCTCGTGAACCTGCGTTGCAGTTAACCACGCAAGCTATTGATATTAAAGGTGTTCATCTTGACTATTCATTGTTAACATCCAATGTGCATGAGTTTAGAGTGAAATACTTCTGGCCACGTCAACGCCCTGAGAATAATAGTCCTTAA